A window from gamma proteobacterium SS-5 encodes these proteins:
- a CDS encoding class I SAM-dependent methyltransferase, with translation MLQHYFKNLYRRTMDEAYGLAFEQITQAIHEDGSVLDCGANTGGSFHRLQRQINLDTSRYQGIEWNQGCVDQAQAKGLNIIQGDLNRQLPFDNDSFRCVFALSVLEHLLNPCAFMRECHRVLEPQGTLVLLTPNISTLFTIALLIVGKMPSSGPHPDSNALLAGEELFKVSSPNLLPDTESETPVHRHLVVFSYRVLHRYLNMLGFTDIKGYGFGLYPFPNFLQHILEKLDPYHCHQMVFIAEK, from the coding sequence ATGCTCCAACATTACTTCAAAAACCTCTACCGCCGCACCATGGACGAAGCCTATGGCCTGGCCTTCGAGCAGATAACCCAAGCCATTCACGAGGACGGCAGCGTTCTGGACTGCGGCGCCAACACCGGCGGCTCATTCCACCGACTGCAGCGCCAGATCAACCTGGATACCTCTCGCTACCAAGGCATCGAATGGAACCAGGGTTGCGTGGACCAAGCCCAGGCCAAAGGGCTCAACATCATCCAAGGCGATCTCAACCGACAGCTACCCTTCGACAACGACAGCTTTCGCTGCGTCTTTGCCCTGTCGGTACTGGAACACCTGCTCAACCCCTGCGCCTTCATGCGGGAGTGCCATCGCGTCCTCGAACCCCAGGGCACACTGGTCCTGCTCACCCCCAACATCAGCACCCTCTTCACCATCGCACTGTTAATCGTCGGCAAAATGCCCTCCAGCGGCCCGCATCCCGACTCCAACGCACTGCTTGCCGGAGAAGAACTCTTCAAGGTCAGCAGCCCAAACCTGCTTCCTGACACTGAATCTGAAACCCCGGTGCATCGCCACCTCGTCGTATTCAGCTACCGAGTGCTGCACCGTTACCTCAACATGCTCGGCTTTACCGACATCAAGGGCTACGGGTTCGGCCTCTACCCCTTCCCGAATTTTCTCCAGCACATTTTGGAAAAGCTGGACCCTTACCATTGTCATCAGATGGTGTTCATCGCGGAAAAGTAA
- a CDS encoding DUF86 domain-containing protein translates to MFERDCTLYLADILDSGQAILSYVKNLDFEQFSTDRMRHAAVIREFEVIGEAVGKLPESLKEKYPDVPWREIKDFRNLPIHQYFGVDLRIVWNTVHQDLPALLSATSSILHGE, encoded by the coding sequence ATGTTTGAACGAGACTGCACGCTTTATCTGGCGGACATTCTCGACTCCGGGCAAGCCATTCTCTCGTATGTCAAAAATTTGGATTTTGAACAGTTCAGCACGGACAGGATGCGGCATGCCGCAGTAATCCGCGAGTTCGAAGTCATTGGCGAGGCCGTTGGCAAATTGCCCGAATCGCTGAAGGAGAAGTATCCAGATGTGCCATGGAGAGAAATCAAAGACTTTCGTAACCTGCCGATCCATCAATACTTTGGGGTTGATCTCCGCATCGTATGGAATACTGTTCATCAAGACTTGCCGGCCTTGTTGTCGGCCACATCCAGTATTCTTCACGGAGAGTGA
- a CDS encoding nucleotidyltransferase family protein yields the protein MNRNEILDFLKTHRETLRLDYGVQKIALFGSYARGNATDDSDIDIAVELTEAKKTLSNFFGLKRYLEAQLGQRIDLGIESAMKPAVRETAKQDMLHV from the coding sequence ATGAACCGAAATGAAATTCTGGATTTCCTGAAAACACACCGGGAGACACTGCGCCTGGATTATGGGGTGCAAAAAATTGCCCTGTTTGGCAGCTACGCACGGGGAAACGCCACCGATGACAGCGATATCGATATCGCGGTCGAACTGACTGAAGCAAAAAAAACCCTCAGCAATTTTTTTGGCCTGAAACGCTACCTTGAAGCGCAATTGGGCCAGCGTATTGACCTTGGCATTGAAAGCGCCATGAAGCCCGCCGTCAGAGAGACAGCCAAACAAGACATGCTCCATGTTTGA
- a CDS encoding methyltransferase domain-containing protein — translation MDQAQAKGRNIIQNDLNQPLSFENESFRCVFALSVLEHLLNGCVFMRVCHPVLEPQGMLVLLTPNRK, via the coding sequence GTGGACCAAGCCCAGGCCAAAGGGCGCAACATCATCCAAAACGACCTCAACCAACCGCTATCCTTTGAAAACGAAAGCTTTCGCTGCGTCTTTGCCCTGTCGGTACTGGAACACCTGCTCAACGGCTGTGTTTTCATGCGGGTTTGCCACCCCGTCCTCGAACCCCAGGGAATGCTGGTCCTGCTCACCCCCAATAGAAAATGA
- a CDS encoding type II toxin-antitoxin system RelE/ParE family toxin — MQQAFMPKAELDLELIGDYIAQDNPRRAKTFVRELREQCGKITQAPKAYRPRPELGKGLRSCPYGNYLVIFHEEPDLVRIVRVLHGAMDMQAQFEEQSPIMPAGK, encoded by the coding sequence ATGCAACAGGCATTTATGCCGAAGGCGGAGCTTGATCTCGAGCTCATCGGTGACTATATCGCCCAAGACAATCCGCGCCGGGCAAAAACCTTCGTGAGGGAGTTGCGCGAGCAGTGTGGCAAAATCACCCAAGCACCCAAGGCCTACCGGCCTCGGCCAGAGCTCGGCAAAGGCCTGCGTTCATGCCCCTACGGCAACTACCTTGTGATTTTCCATGAAGAGCCCGATCTGGTGCGGATTGTCCGCGTGTTGCACGGCGCCATGGATATGCAAGCTCAGTTCGAGGAGCAATCCCCAATAATGCCAGCGGGGAAATAA
- a CDS encoding type II toxin-antitoxin system ParD family antitoxin: MPTSVALSPHFEAFIRQPLDSGRFNNVSEVIRNLAALKTEMQSSTNSLFAI; encoded by the coding sequence ATGCCCACCAGTGTTGCCCTCAGCCCCCATTTCGAAGCCTTCATCCGCCAGCCGCTGGATTCCGGCCGATTCAACAACGTCAGCGAGGTCATCCGAAATCTCGCTGCGCTCAAAACAGAGATGCAATCAAGCACAAATTCTCTGTTCGCCATTTAG
- a CDS encoding type II toxin-antitoxin system ParD family antitoxin: MPTSVALSPHFEAFIRQQLDAGRFNNVSEVVRAGLRLLEEHEAEQAAKLQALREAVAIGLASGPDIPADEVFDRLEAKYQAMAEAKETA; the protein is encoded by the coding sequence ATGCCCACCAGTGTTGCCCTCAGCCCCCATTTTGAAGCATTCATCCGCCAGCAGCTGGATGCCGGCCGTTTCAACAACGTCAGCGAGGTCGTCCGCGCTGGCCTGCGTCTCCTTGAAGAGCATGAAGCCGAACAGGCCGCCAAACTTCAGGCCCTGCGCGAAGCGGTTGCAATAGGCCTGGCCAGCGGACCAGATATTCCAGCCGACGAAGTATTTGATCGGCTGGAAGCGAAATATCAGGCGATGGCTGAAGCGAAGGAAACCGCCTGA
- a CDS encoding ATP-binding protein gives MIPRTLQSELLAQLHEYPVVTLLGPRQAGKTTLVRMALPEYDYVSLEDPENRLIAVEDPKAFLNQYKGNTIFDEVQRAPQLLSYLQGIVDEEQRNGRFVLTGSHQLELRAAISQSLAGRTGILHLLPFSIAELASANIHFDDFEDYVFQGFLPRIHDQRQRPRTAYANYYQTYVERDVRQLIQLKDATLFEKFIKLLAGRVGQIMNHQSLANDVGVDGKTIKEWLSILEASFIIFKLPPYFENFGKRVIKSPKYYFIEPGLLAYLLDIEKPEQVSRDPLMGSIFENLVVVEALKARYNRGMAANLYFYRDSHGNEIDLLHKAGGGMIGMEIKAAATWHPDFKKMLNRFSENTRTLQGKYIAYRGTALSFDDGIQAVPFNKCGKIY, from the coding sequence ATGATTCCCCGCACCCTTCAATCTGAACTGCTAGCCCAATTGCACGAATACCCGGTGGTTACCTTGCTGGGTCCCAGGCAGGCCGGAAAGACCACCCTTGTACGCATGGCCTTGCCGGAATATGACTACGTCTCGCTGGAAGATCCAGAAAACCGGCTGATCGCAGTCGAAGACCCAAAAGCATTCCTGAATCAATACAAGGGCAACACCATATTCGACGAAGTCCAGCGCGCACCGCAGCTGCTGAGCTATCTGCAGGGCATTGTCGATGAAGAACAGCGCAATGGCCGATTCGTACTGACCGGCTCGCACCAGCTGGAACTGCGCGCCGCCATCAGCCAATCGCTGGCAGGACGGACCGGCATCCTGCACCTGTTGCCGTTTTCCATCGCCGAACTCGCCTCGGCCAACATCCACTTTGATGACTTTGAGGACTACGTCTTCCAAGGCTTCCTGCCTCGCATCCATGATCAGCGCCAACGGCCTCGCACAGCCTATGCCAACTACTATCAGACCTATGTGGAACGAGACGTTCGCCAACTGATCCAACTGAAGGACGCCACGCTGTTCGAGAAATTCATCAAACTCCTGGCCGGCCGCGTTGGCCAGATCATGAATCACCAGTCACTCGCCAACGATGTAGGCGTCGATGGCAAAACCATCAAGGAATGGCTGTCGATCCTTGAGGCCTCATTCATAATCTTCAAGCTGCCGCCCTACTTCGAAAACTTCGGTAAGCGGGTCATCAAGTCACCTAAATACTATTTCATCGAACCCGGCCTGCTCGCCTATCTGCTCGACATCGAAAAACCGGAACAAGTCAGCCGCGACCCGCTGATGGGCAGCATCTTCGAAAACCTGGTCGTGGTCGAAGCCCTCAAGGCCCGCTACAACCGAGGTATGGCTGCCAATCTCTATTTCTACCGTGACAGCCACGGCAACGAAATCGACCTGCTGCATAAAGCTGGCGGCGGCATGATCGGCATGGAAATCAAGGCTGCCGCCACCTGGCACCCGGATTTCAAGAAGATGCTGAACCGGTTTTCCGAAAACACACGTACCTTGCAAGGGAAGTACATTGCCTATCGAGGCACAGCGCTGAGTTTTGATGACGGCATCCAAGCGGTACCCTTCAACAAATGCGGGAAGATATATTGA
- a CDS encoding ATP-binding protein, translated as MFPRHLSPTLSRFAKAFPILAVTGPRQSGKTTLVRALFADKPYVSLEDPIERAFALEDPRGFLARFRDGAVFDEAQRWPDLFSFLQGMVDQYRQPGRFVLTGSQQFGWLAGVTQSLAGRVGLTRLLPLALSELPTSAMSVGVDSLLWRGGYPVLHAQDVPPGDWFASYVATYLERDVRQVLNVQDLSVFQRFVRLCAGRTGQLLNLSGLAGETGISHSTARAWLSVLESSDLVFLLPPYHRNFGKRLVKTPKLYFLDSGLACWLLGIRDADTLALHLLRGALFESWIVSDFIKQRFNAGQPADVFFWRDNNGLEADLLFETEGRLQTLEIKSGSTPTSEYIRAGKRSTAFAPEEAAMPWLVYGGDESHVRNGVRLVSWRDFGSVLEGQPVQSLGRG; from the coding sequence ATGTTTCCACGCCATCTTTCCCCGACACTCTCTCGTTTTGCCAAGGCATTTCCCATCCTGGCAGTAACGGGCCCTCGCCAGTCCGGCAAGACTACGTTGGTGCGGGCGCTGTTTGCCGATAAACCCTATGTGAGCCTGGAGGACCCCATCGAGCGAGCATTTGCGTTGGAAGACCCTCGTGGGTTTCTGGCGCGCTTCAGGGATGGCGCCGTGTTCGATGAGGCTCAGCGATGGCCAGATTTGTTTTCCTTTCTGCAGGGTATGGTGGACCAATACCGACAGCCTGGTCGTTTTGTTTTGACCGGATCGCAACAATTCGGCTGGCTGGCCGGGGTCACGCAGTCTCTGGCGGGTCGGGTTGGTTTGACGCGCTTGCTGCCCCTGGCCTTGAGCGAACTGCCAACGTCGGCGATGTCCGTCGGGGTGGATTCGCTGTTGTGGCGCGGTGGCTACCCAGTCCTGCATGCGCAGGATGTACCGCCCGGCGATTGGTTTGCCAGTTACGTGGCGACCTATCTGGAGCGAGATGTGCGTCAGGTGTTGAACGTACAGGACTTGAGTGTTTTTCAACGCTTCGTGCGCTTGTGCGCAGGGCGCACCGGGCAATTGCTCAATCTGAGCGGCCTGGCGGGCGAAACCGGTATTTCACATTCCACGGCACGGGCCTGGCTTTCGGTGCTCGAATCTAGCGATCTGGTTTTCCTGTTGCCGCCCTATCATCGAAATTTCGGCAAACGACTGGTCAAGACGCCCAAGCTGTATTTCCTGGATTCCGGCCTGGCATGCTGGTTGTTAGGGATTCGCGATGCCGACACGCTGGCGCTTCACCTATTGCGCGGGGCCTTGTTCGAGTCTTGGATCGTCTCTGACTTCATCAAACAACGTTTCAATGCCGGCCAGCCGGCCGACGTGTTTTTCTGGCGGGACAATAACGGGCTGGAGGCAGATTTGCTGTTCGAAACCGAAGGCAGGTTGCAAACCCTAGAGATCAAATCCGGAAGTACCCCGACGTCGGAGTACATCCGTGCCGGCAAACGTTCAACCGCCTTTGCCCCTGAAGAGGCCGCGATGCCCTGGCTGGTTTACGGCGGTGACGAAAGCCATGTGCGCAATGGGGTACGCCTGGTGTCTTGGCGGGATTTCGGCTCAGTACTTGAGGGTCAGCCAGTGCAGAGTTTGGGACGGGGTTGA
- a CDS encoding ATP-binding protein: MIERHIRANLLASLADTRVVLLNGARQTGKSTLAKNIAKMHTAPYLSLDDPTILALAKTDPDALVTGHTGLVVIDEVQLAPELFRAIKRVVDTDTRPGQFLLTGSANIFLVPKLAESLAERMEIIPLDPLSQNELAGQTGNLIDRLFSAKAWTPGKIAVDRLDICERLLAGGFPEAVSRRTGERRAAWFRSYISALLQRDIRDLANIEKLTDLPKLLALLAARVGGLMNVAEISRAIDIPHTSLQRYLSLLEATFLFRPLPAWSANLGKRLVKSPKIHLLDTGLVAHLRGTRDARALSLSPDIGPLLESFVIQEIRKQQAWSQQTASAWHFRTATGSEVDLLLEAPDGRILGIEVKAAGSVTQNDLKGLRMLAEVMGERFAAGAVLYLGEQVLPLGGMLYALPMSVLWQGNGNSYLIARTPQPIG; this comes from the coding sequence ATGATTGAACGCCACATTCGCGCTAACCTGCTTGCCTCACTCGCTGATACACGCGTTGTACTGCTCAATGGCGCACGCCAGACCGGCAAGTCAACACTGGCAAAAAACATCGCCAAGATGCATACGGCGCCCTATCTTTCCCTTGACGATCCGACCATCCTCGCCCTGGCAAAGACCGACCCAGATGCGCTAGTGACGGGGCATACCGGCCTGGTGGTCATCGACGAAGTACAGCTTGCGCCGGAGCTTTTCCGTGCCATCAAGCGGGTAGTCGATACCGACACCCGGCCGGGCCAATTTCTGCTCACGGGATCGGCCAACATCTTCCTGGTGCCCAAGCTGGCCGAATCCCTTGCCGAGCGGATGGAAATCATCCCGCTCGATCCCCTTTCCCAAAACGAACTGGCCGGCCAGACAGGCAACCTGATCGATCGGCTTTTCTCGGCAAAGGCATGGACGCCGGGCAAGATAGCGGTCGATCGTCTGGACATCTGCGAGCGGTTGCTTGCCGGTGGCTTTCCCGAAGCGGTCTCACGCCGTACTGGCGAACGCCGCGCTGCCTGGTTTCGTAGCTACATTAGCGCCCTACTGCAACGCGATATTCGCGATCTGGCGAACATCGAAAAGCTCACTGACCTACCCAAACTCTTGGCACTGCTGGCCGCGCGCGTTGGCGGACTGATGAACGTGGCGGAAATCTCACGGGCCATCGACATTCCCCATACCAGCCTGCAGCGCTACCTCAGTCTGCTGGAAGCCACTTTTCTGTTTCGCCCCTTGCCGGCCTGGTCGGCCAACCTGGGCAAACGGCTGGTCAAATCGCCGAAAATTCATCTACTGGACACCGGCCTTGTCGCCCATTTGCGTGGAACAAGGGATGCCAGGGCACTCAGCCTGTCGCCCGACATCGGCCCCTTGCTGGAAAGCTTTGTTATTCAAGAAATCCGCAAGCAACAGGCATGGAGCCAGCAAACAGCAAGTGCCTGGCATTTTCGCACCGCGACAGGCAGCGAAGTCGATTTACTGCTCGAAGCACCCGATGGCCGTATTCTGGGTATTGAAGTCAAGGCAGCAGGCAGCGTCACTCAAAACGACTTGAAGGGCCTGCGTATGCTCGCCGAAGTGATGGGCGAGCGCTTCGCCGCCGGGGCAGTGCTTTATCTTGGTGAACAGGTCTTGCCACTGGGCGGAATGCTTTATGCCTTGCCTATGAGCGTACTCTGGCAGGGCAATGGCAACTCATATCTGATTGCCCGCACGCCTCAGCCAATAGGGTGA